From the Macrobrachium nipponense isolate FS-2020 chromosome 9, ASM1510439v2, whole genome shotgun sequence genome, the window GCAGGGAAAATTGTGAACCTAGGCCCTTGCATTTTATCTGCGAATGGTATTTATATTGACATCCAGCTGTATCCTTTGTTAGTGTAGCTAGTGTGAGCACTTGTTGGAAATCATCAAACTTCAGTATGTTTGATTTTCTGTTTTGTGTCACCCCTGATAGTAGATCAAGTTTGATACCAGTATCATACTTGGTTTATTTCTCATGAATTTCCAGCAGATTTGACATTGACAGGATGCTAAGGTAGGACTCGACACCTAAATTACCTTCTACCTCAATCTGAGCTTTGCAGAAATAAGTTTAGGCCTATTGCTTTCATGATTCTTAATTACTCAAGCCGCATTTTGTTTCATATGTCATAAGAATCTCTCTTAAATTGTCGGTATGAAAGAGGTGATCGTCGCAGAGTCTTGGCAAAAACAAGATCCTTTGGGGGTTATTTAAACTGGCAGACAGAGTAATATACTGAAGTACACCAATTATCATGAACATTGTAGCTAGCGTCCTTAAAAAACACTCCACACTGTGTATTGCCTTCTGGTTGACCTATGTCCCACACGGTTGAGTTGACGGCCTTCCCATTCGCCCAACGCAGAGAATTTATACCAATCCAGTAGCTCGAACCtgaacatataagaaaaaaagagatgTAACAGTTGTTATTTGAAGGTGAAGTTAATGCATCATGCCAAAATTATACAGTGATATTTGCTGGgcagcaataaataaaataaaactgctttCAAAATGATTAAGTTTTCTTAGGAAATCTGCTGTCTGTGCCCATTGCACAGAACGTCCCCAGTAATTCTGTGGTCCAGGCGCAATGGCATTTAGTTCCCTCAGCAACCTTACGGTCCAGTTGTGTAGTAGTCGGTTTTACTAGCAAGTCTGTTGCCCAGCATACTGTGAAATGTTCTGGATTAATCTGTGGTTCTTCAGCATACCAATGAATGGTCTTGATCATTCTGTGGTTCTCCAACATACCACTGAATTTTCTTGATCATTCTGCAGTTCTTGAACATACCACATACCACTGAATGTTTTTGATGATGGAACTATATAAGCAAAATTCCTGACTCAAACCCCAGGGCTACATCATTTCCGGAATTTAATCACCTGCCACTTCCCCATCAACCCACttctcaaacatgttttgaagCCTCACTTGACTTTTGTGAGACACGTTTTACACAAGTGGACAGACAACATAGAAACAGAATGCAAAAGGACTTTGGTGAACATAAAACTCTCCTACATTATTGCTTGCAGAAGCCATGATGTGACTTATCAGAAAAGTCTCGATTGATTACCAAATCAAGTAAGAtactaaatattacataaataggGCATGCAAGTGAAAAACACCAGGGTCAAATAGTTACAGTATCATAAAGAAAGTTATTAACTATTGTATGGAACACGTAAAACAAGTACTGTACAGAGGTAAAGATTGTATGATCATTGCTTTCTTTAGGGTAACTAATGTTTTCTGGCCTTAATAAGTCTCCCAGACAGAACTGATTATGCCTGTTCCTAAATTACTTCTAAAAAAAGCTGTATGGGAGTAGATGTTGGCCTCtagaattttatttcaaattccaCTCTACTTAAACAATTTTCCTTGGGCCAGGGAAAAGTTGGTGAATATAATATACCTCGTCTTATTCGATTCTGGTATCCCAGCTCATACCCTTTaatctttgttgtgtttgtggaaCCGAGTctgctatataatatgtatatgtaataggtgtgtgtgtgtttgtgtatgtgtgtgtgcgtgtgtgtagtgaaagagagaaatttagtTCTTACCACCCAGTGTCTTGACGTGATTTTGTAAAGCCACCACATCTTGGTCATGATTAGGGACGTATATGTCTGCATCATAGGACTGGCAATTCACTCGTGCAGACAACCAATTCATTGCTACTTGATGCGCGTAGAGACAGCCAAGTTGATCACTGAGGAATCTGAAGTTGCCTCCTGAAGGTCGTAGGAAACAAAACGTTTAATTCTCCTTCTTACGGAGGGATAACTTTAATGATTCATGATACAGATAAACTTGGTGAAACATTTTTTGGCAGAATTTCAAGTTTCGttcagaaatctttcaaatcgtgctgtgcatGTTCAGATGTTGTCATTTCTCTTGCTTGTCAACAGTAAACATTAAATGTTTCTAATCATTTTCTCAGGGGAATCGATGAAATAGTTAGAACGCATCCTCACCACAATCAAACATGCCATAAACTCACTTCAGCAACTTATTGcaaacatatcacaaacaggttgaaaataaGTTGACGACTGAAAGTGGAGAACGAGTCCTTTGCAAATGCTGGAACGTcgtatgaagcactggttagAACCTCCAGCATGCCATTGACTCGTCTTGAACCAGTTTGTGATGTGGGTGCTATATGTTGCCGACGTGTGTTGGTGAGAGGTTGATGACATGATTTAAATTTACACCGAACGCACCCTAAGAGACTGTATAGTCTGTTTGGCAGTCACTGTACCTTTCGGTTCTGCGATCTCTTCCAGGTTACCATTATTGCACTTCATCCTCGTGCAGTTGAAAAGGGCCACAGCACCGTGCGCGATGGTCTTGTTTCTGTCTGTGCATGCTGTGGGGACAGAGAGAACTCAGAGTTGTGTAATTCCCCCACCTGCATGCTTAAGAGGacgaaaatatcatatatcttaaGTACGGCTATTTGCAGTGCTCTTAGATCTGCTCATTATCGCCAGATGAAGGAGCAAAAATGTAGCAGTAGATGACGCAAAAAAGTGATttgactacatatatatgtattataattatatatattatattatatattatatatatatatatatttatattatatatttaattatatatatatatatttattatatatatatatagatatatagattatactttTGTTTTGGGTGGTTTTGCTTGAATCTGTgttgcaattttaatgaattttattgacTTTTTGGAGTCGTTTTGAAAAGgtcccttttttcattatttaacagAGTCCCTGACGATGTAGTagagttattacgaaacgtaagaaataaaaaaattatagagaattttatatatatatatatatatatatatatatatatattgttacccgAACAGAACCCTTAAAAGCAAAAGTGAAAGGAAATCAGCCGCAGCCTCCTTACCATTGAGCTGATCTGTGCAACAAGTCAGGGCTTCCTGGGATAGGTCTGCAAAGTTCAAAGGTACTTTGATGTCGTACATGCTGCACGAGTCATTACTGTAGCACATGAGATGCGCCCAAGGGGTCTGCGCGACGGCTGTTGCACAGATAGTTCTGCTTACTGCCAGAGACTTGGTGACGGTGGCCGTGGAGAGGAGGACGGGAGGGACCTTGATGCAGCGGAGTGACTGAGAGAGTCCTATGGCATTTCCTGCGAACGGTAACGTGGTTATCTGTTTGAGTCGTTCTCTCTTTTGTAGGATGAAGTTTGGACGCTTGAGATGCTAACCTATACACTCCCTTTTGGGGGGCGGGGCCACTGTCTAAGATAGATCCCGAGGTGACATGAATGAGAAAACACAACTATCATTGGAGGCAGATGAGGAGATGCCCTTTGAAGGAATTGCTATTTTGGGGCGAGGCTAAAAGTTATTATTTCAAAAGCTAGGGGGCAAACCAACTCTTGGTTGATTCAAGACACCACCAGTGTCTTGAAGAGGGCCAAGTGGCCCCACAACCCCAGTGCCCCATCCCAAATGATGCCCCTGGGTGGTTAATCCTAACTTTCAATCTGGAAAAAATGTGAACAGTTTATgggtaaaactgaaaatattaaatcTGTGAAGAACATtaccaaaaaaagaaatcatGCAAAATGCACAAGTTCAATATCAAGGCCTTTCGTGTTTATTCACACatcgtagttcctcgttggacgagtggttaacgtgctctcctaccaattcggtagtctcgcgttcgattccccgccctgccaacgcggaatcagaggaatttgtttctggtgattagaaattaatttctcgatagaatgtggttcggatcccacaaaaagctgtaggttccgttgctaggtaaccaattggttcctagccacgtaaaaatatccaatccttcgggccagccctaggagatctgttgatcagctcagtggtctggttaaactaagatatatttaactttattcACACATCGTAAGGTACAGATATTAAGACGCTCCTGCAACAGCCCGTTTTAAACTTAATtgctaatgtttatttttttttgttctccagTGACGAATATAGAGAATGTAATCCAGCCACAGACCGGATGCCTTCATTTGCATCAATTTCCTGGTGCAATAAgaatttatttcacatttttttccaagtttcttttgaaaagaatgaaaggggaaagTGTATTAATTATATAGCATTTCAATAACGTGAGACCTGGCATTGTTCGTGAACAAAGTacaagatattttcttttttctatatttacctatttattattaaataatgttttttttcgttttttgatgAGCGGGATCTCTTCagtctgtatttcactttacatcCTCTTTCACTGCTATCAACTGAAcgccatactctttggaagcttgaatttcaagttcgtagccccttttgtgggcttgttccatatgaatagatttcatctactgaataataataataataataataataataataataataataataataataatataaaataataataatcaaggaaatagataccctaatccagactgtaaggattgtatctggggacatcaggatggagtttggaataaaaaaatgtgccttagtcaacatacaaaagggcaaagtaacaaggactgaagggataaagctaccagatggtagcaacatcaaacacatagatgagacgggatacaaatacctgagaataatggaaggaggggttataaaacaccaagagatgaaggacacgatcaggaaagaatatatgcagagacgcaaggcgatactcaaaacaaaactcaacgccggaagtatgataaaagccataaacacatgggcagtgccagtaatcagacacagcacaggaatagtggaatggacgaaggcagaactccgcagcatagataagaaaactaggaaacatatgacaatacacaaagcactacatacacccaagagcaaatacggacagactatacataacacggaaggaaggagggagaggactactaagtatagaggactgcgtcaacaccgagaacagagcactggggcaatgtctgaaaaccagtgaagacgagtggctcaagagtgcatgggaagaaggactaataaaagtagacgaagacccagaaatatacagagacaggagaatgacatacagaacagaggactggcacaacaaaccaatgcacggacaatacatgagacaggctaaagaactagccagcgatgacacatggcaacggctacagaggggagagctcaagaaggaaactgaaggaatgataacagcggtacaagatcaggccctaagaaccagatatgtataaagaacgatagatggaaataacatctctcccatatgtaagaagtgcaatacgaaaaatgaaaccataaaccatatagcaaccgaatgtctggcacttgcacaaaaccagtacaaaaagaggcacaaatcagtggcaaaagccgtccactggagcctgtgcaagaaacaccagctaccttgcagtaataagtggtacgagcaccaacctgaaggagtgatagaaaacgatcaggcaaagatcatctgggactatggtatcagaacagatagggtgatacgtgcaaatagaccagacttgacgttgattgacaaaatcaagaagaaagtatcactcattgatgtcgcaataccatgggacactaaagttgaagagaaagtgaaggaaaaaatggataagtaccaagacctgaaaatagaaataagaaggatatgtgatatgccagtggaaattgtatccataatcataggagcactaggcatgtccccaagatccctgaaaagaatctaaaaaaactaaaaaactgaggctgaagtagctccaggactcatgcagaagagtgtgatcctagaaacgacgcacatagtaagaaaagtgatggactcctaaggaggcaggatgcaacccggaaccccacactataaataccacccagtcgaattggaggactgtgatagaccaaaaagatgataataataataatataataataataataataataataataataataataataataataataataataataataataataatatagaaaatgaaCGACTGCTCTCTTAGTATATCTTCAACATACTCTTACATACTTTCTCACCTCTAAGCAAGTGTGAATTGGGGTAACTTAAGAGTGTTTGAAATgccggaaaaaaaatattaacgggAAGCGCACAGGTGACGCCAGTTCACCTTTCGAGAACTGGACAAAAAATGGATGGTGTCTTCTCCACTTGTAATTGTCTCCCACCCTCAGTCAGGTCATTCTGAATTCAGTGGGGAGTCTCTCACCTTCAAAACTCGGCAGCAGTAACACGAAGAAGCAGAGAGACGAACTTCTTTTCACGGAAGCCGAAGTCCGAGCCATTCTCGTGTAGGACCGTTGCTCTTTTGTTCTTCCTCTTCtgtccttttcctctctttcctcgGGTCTTCTGGTGGGTGTTCCTTAACCAAGTTCTATCCCGTCGCGAGGGACCTGAGAGTGAATGAAAGGATCATTACAAGACGTTTATAAGTCGGTTTCATTAAAAGATATATTCGCCAAGCGACGAGACACTcctagtagcagtagtagtagtagtagtagcagcagcagtagtagtagtagtagtagtagtagtatagtagttagATTAGGCCAGCCTTATGCTGGATTGCTTTTATATGTGACACTCCGTCAAGCGTCTCCGCTTTTTAGACgtgacttatttttttaaaagtctggATAACAGTGGGTGAAAGACAGAAATTAAAAGGTAAGGAAaaaaggggtgagagagagagagagagagagagagagagagagagagagagagagagagagagagagagcacactccTCACCTACAAGGAAGAGGGTCGACGTCCAACTGAAACACCTATCGGTCCTATCACCAGAGCTGCCACACTCTCGGATTGGAATGAtcgtactggctcctcaaaattatgtgttttcagtaaaaaatatcgtacaaaattgtagattttatcgtaattattatctcacactgtttctgatatttaacacatttttataatttgacaaaataatgaatttatgtatgatttctttgtagtcattaatatcttgcaatttacatatataattaagaagaaaatagaaatgaaacatttctctctacaaaaacgaaaacggaattatgaataattagttaatgttatCAACAATTGTTATagacaaattattactatattgtattaacactgtggtaaaaaagtatacagcttagaacgtcacttctttccataatgtaaactaaactgatgacgaattaacacgaagatatgtgagttgataggcccacccatacatatctttaaacagcccaaaacatcgaaaatcaaaatagcatcactgagtagtaatttaaaataaatatatataattaaacatgactggTACTGATACATATCCCATTATAaaggaattaataacaataataattgtaaagtatatctttaagaatcttcttcctaatcaaattcatgttctctgacgttctggaataactgagcatgattatttattctggaaaacatatAATTTGCAGGAGTAAAATGAACACATGACGCTCCTGAACCTTTGATGCAACTAGCAGAAAGTAAAGCCCCATTAACTGTGCTTGTTTtctgtctgtttctttgtttagttttaaagaggtaaactttactgaacactcgttcgcattcagcattagagtgcggcaagcaaagagcagttagagcaaatttGGCTAGGTCTGAAAAAGTAGCCAAATttgcctgcccgcctgtcccgggacccgcggtggacgcctgccccgcccgtTCCATTGGGCACTGTATCTAGAGATATgcggacgcctgccccgcccgtcccgggacccctcTTCTTTTTGATTGGCAGACGCCTGCCACCCGCCCCGTCCTGGGACGCTCAGCCGGGACGCctgccggcccgcccgtcccgggaacgctTGGCAGGACGCCTACCCACGCCCGTCCTGGGGACCGCCCGTGAGGCGGGACGCATGCCTGGGACGCCCGTCCAGGGGGACACGcggtggacgcctgcccgcctgtcctgggacgctcagcggacgcctgcccgcccgtcccgggacgcttggcagacgcctgcccgcccgtcctgggacccgtggcggacGCATGCCTGGGACGAGCTGGCAGGCGTCCACCACGGGTCCCtggacaggcgggcaggcgtccgccgagcgtcacgggacgggcgggcaggcgtccgccaagcgtcacgggacgggcgggcaggccgtCCGCCAAGCgtcacgggacgggcgggcaggccccCGCCGAGGGTCCCTGGGACAGGCAGGgaggcgcccgccgagcgtcccgggacgggcgggcaggcatccgccgagcgttcccgggacgctcggcgggcacCTGCCCGCCCTTcccgcccgggacgctcggctgacgcctgccccgcccgccgggacgctcggcgggcgcctgcccgcccgtcccggacgctcgcgggcgcctgcccgcgccgtccccgggacctcggcgggctCCTGCCCGCCCCGACCCGGTccctcggcgggcgcctgcccgcgcCGTCCCGGGACCTCGCGCGTGGCCCTGCCCGCACCGTCCCGGACGCTCCGGCGGGCCCTGCCcgcccccgtcccgggaccctcggcgggcgcctgccctcCCGTCCGGGAAACGCTCGTCGGGCGCCTGCCCTTCGCCGTGCCCGtgacgctcggcgggcgcctgcccgccctcccgggacgctcgggcgggcgcctccctccctcccgggaACGCTCGTGCGGGCGCCTGCCCTCCCCTTCCCGGGACCCGCTCCCGTCCCCCCCGGGCGCCTGACCcgcggcccgtcccgggacgctcgcgggcgcctgcccgcccgttccgCCGGGGACTCTAGGCTGGCGCCTCCCGCCGGTCCCGGGACGCCTCGGCGGGCCCCTggccccccgtcccgggacggcggggtCGGACGGGCGCCTGCCCCCCTCCCGGGACGCTCGCGGCGCCTGCCCGCCctccccgggacgctcggcgtgGGCGCCCTTGCCCTGCCCCgtcccggggacctcggcgggcgcctgcccgcccggtcccgggacgctcggcgggccgCCTAACCtaagcccgcccgtcccgggacgttcggcgggcgcctgcccgcccttcccgggaACGCTCGGGCGGGTTGGTTTGCCCTGCCCGCCCCATcccggggacgctcggcgggcgcctgcccgctcccgtcccggggacgctcggacgggcgcctgcccgcccgttcccggggacgctcggcgggcgtctgcccgcccgtccggggtACCTGCGGCGGGTGTCCtgccccccgcccgtcccggggacgctcggcgggcgcctgacccgcccgttcccggggaccctcggcgggcgcctgcccgcccgccctcccggggacgctcggcgggcgcctgcccgcccagGGCCCGGGGATCCCGGGGACCCGGCGgcgcgcctgcccgcccgtccctgggacgCTCGGAgggggcgcctgcccgcccgtcccggggacccgcggcgggcgcctgcccgcccgtcccggggacgctcggcgggcgcccTCCCTGCCccgtccgtcccgggacccgcggcgggaaACCTGCCCGCCATTcccggggacgctcggcgggcgcctgcccgcgcccgtcccggggacgctcggcgggcgccctgcccgcccgcccgtcccgggcccGGGGATGCTCGGTGGGCGCCTGGCCCTGCCCGGTACCCTGGGGACCggctcggcgggcgcctgcccgcccgtcccgggggacCCGCGGGACGGGAGGGCCTGCCCCCCGTCCCGGGGACGTTTCCCGGGGACCGGGTTCGGCGGGCGTGGGCCGGCCTTTGGCCCTGCCCTCCCGTCCCGGCGGGGACGTTTCGGGGGCGGGACCGCCCTGCCCCAGCCCGTCCCAGGGGGACGTTTGGGGCGGGCGTGCTGCCCGCCCGAACCCGGGTGGGGACCCCGACGGCGGGCGCCCCT encodes:
- the LOC135218290 gene encoding uncharacterized protein LOC135218290 gives rise to the protein MARTSASVKRSSSLCFFVLLLPSFEGNAIGLSQSLRCIKVPPVLLSTATVTKSLAVSRTICATAVAQTPWAHLMCYSNDSCSMYDIKVPLNFADLSQEALTCCTDQLNACTDRNKTIAHGAVALFNCTRMKCNNGNLEEIAEPKGGNFRFLSDQLGCLYAHQVAMNWLSARVNCQSYDADIYVPNHDQDVVALQNHVKTLGGSSYWIGINSLRWANGKAVNSTVWDIGQPEGNTQCGVFFKDASYNVHDNWCTSVYYSVCQFK